In the genome of Epinephelus fuscoguttatus linkage group LG4, E.fuscoguttatus.final_Chr_v1, the window TCATCATCAACACCGGCTGTTCTTTGGTGACCCTTTGCAGCAAATCCACCGGTGTTTGTGGcactgaacctgggtgtttcTCCCCTACACACTGCAGCATTTGAGCCAGCTAACCTGTGTTCCTTTTACTAACACATTGCAGCACTTCCCAGCTGCATTTGCATCACTgaacctgtgtgtttccatcaaccCATTCCCctcttccagcagcttttgcGCCACCAAACAACCACATTTTACTCTGAAGTCATTGAAAACCGACACTTAGTCATTGACTCCCAGCATCAGACAtcaatgaaaaaagccatcctttcacactGGCATGACAAGCGGCCGGTCACCGTTATTGTTTAAGGACACCCGGCAGTGTCAGGGTGAAACATGGCTGGACAACAACAAAGGTGgtggaagtccaagtagggcaggcgggagtggtgctgctggtgttcacttcctgttagaTTGTTAAGCCAAAAcctgttctgttttcctaaacccaaccagtaGCGTGTGtaagcaaaaaggaaaaaagtcgcagtgttgtactgacatagtgcatttattttgaaagcgactgtatgcaaactgtacatttcctgtgaaaatagaagtgtattttgaaaacagacaatgtcatgtaacaggctgaagttgacacggcatccacgaacgtcaacaaccaacacacccagggtactgtaccttgcacatcagatctcgacatggaaagtccatgaccagaggtcggtagtaactagttacatttactcagttacatttacttgagtaactttttggataaattgtacttttcagagtagttttaatgcaaaatactttttacttttacttgagtacaatatttggctactctacccacacacgcacacacacacacacacacacacacacacatacatatatatatatatatatgtatgtgtgtgtgtgtgtgtgtgtatatatatatgtgtgtgtgtgtgtgtgtgtgtgtgtgtacacacatatatatatatatatatatatatatatatatatatatatatatgtgtgtgtgtgtgtgtgtgtgtgtgtgtacacagtatatataagaatatatttgtgtttcttgtgccttgatttatgttatgtttgtaaagatttaatttatttttgttttagttaaggAGTATCGTTTAAAAcacatgaatttgcagattattatttttgattgattcattacgttcattttcttattttacaaataaatcagacgttactcaacagttactcagtacttgagtagttttttcaccaaatattcttttactcttactcaagtaattatttggatgactactttttacttttacttgagctcctctacccacctctgtccatgaccaaaaatctatatgtgacaaggttgaagtgagaatgtgttgcaccaaatgtgggttctttttgtgcctaaacctataATCACACCTGCACTATACTATAGGTTACTAAGAAACATGAAGCTTCAACGTATCTGCTTGAGTTAGGGtaatatgttttatatattaGTGTTGATACAAAATACAAGTTACCAATACAAGTATTGGTAGGTTTAAGTTATTAGCCCTCAGCAACTGGCTACAAAAGAGAGTCAACAGATGGACATCTGCTGTTGTGTTGGATGGGTCTGTCACCACAGTTAAACTGGCAGGCAGAGTTTTGAGTTACATGTGACACCCAGTGCTTTGACTCTGATTCTATTGTTATCAACCTCGAACTTTAACCCTATATTTAACCCCACCTCTGTCTGAGGCCTTTTTTAAATCCCCTTTTCACTGCTCTTTATTCCTCTCTTTCTTAAAAATGTATACaatttctcttctctcttcacATTGGAATGTAATGTGaatattaatgtatttttttttaaaagataataTCCTAGACAAAAagtactaaataaataaattcatgcAACCAATGCCAGCATATGTTTTTACcttatttcaacataaaatgttcccccaacaactgtaaaatgtacaaatCAGAAATGGAATATCTGTAAGCTACATTTCCCAATACGTAGTAAAAGTTACTCAACTGTAGTTTTGTTTCCCTAAACAGAAGGGGTTTCAGTGGGTTATCGAGCAATGTTTTGACCGCAGTTCTTTGCCATCGGGTCATGCTTATTGCAGTCAGTTGCAACATAAGACACATATTTCTATATATTGCTGTTACTTCCTGACGTGGACAGAAAATCTGAGTTGCTGCATGACTttgactctgtttttttttatcttcagaGAACTGAAAGCAGACTCTTGACTAACAGAGTTCCCTTCCCACTGAAGATTCACTTCTCTTAAAAGGCTTGAAGTTGGTCATTTATGTGCCAGTCATATTCTGAGTGGCGAATGTAACAAGTCATCTTGACGGGGCTGCTTCTCGAGCAGGGCTTTAAGATAAGATATTAGACCACAGACTGAGGAAAAGTTGAAGTGATTATTGTAAGGATACCTTGATCTACCCTGGTACATCATGGCGTGTTTTGCTGTCACACTTGGTGTCATCATTCTGTCGGGATCCATCAATCTCTCAGCGGCAAACAAGGACACCTGTGATCTTTACGGTAGAGCTGGACAGAGTCTGACTCTGCCGTTTGTCTATGAGGGACTGGCAAGCACACATGTGCTGAGATGGACTCATAACAGCACCATCATTTTCTACAGACAACAAGGCAGAGTGTCCGTTGGAAAGTCAGAGGACATCTCTACAACTGGATCTCTTTTGCTGAGGAACCTACAATTCTCAAGTGCGGGGCTCTACCAAGCAAATTTGCTGAATCCCAATAGTACGCTGGCTAAAACATGGACCGGTCGTCTCTGTATGCTGGACAAGGTAGCAAAACCTCAAGTCACTTATGTGTGTGACGCCAAGTCTAGTGCTGTGAAGCTAAATTGCAATGTAGCTCAACCTCAGGGTTTGGTGTTCTCATGGACACTCGACGGGAAGACCTTAACAAGCGaaacaagacaaacactgaGCATATCACTGGCACAGCTTAAAGGGGAGAGGAGCTTCACATGTAGTGTGGCAAACAAAGTCAGCACAGAGAAGAGTGACACTGTTCATCCGACCTGTAAAAGTCCACCGCCACCACCTGTTCTCTGTTTTCCATCCAAAACTGTTATCACAGTGCTGGCAGGAGGAGCAggtctgattctgattctgctCACCATAATCATCATATTATGTTGCTgccacagacaaaacaaaacccaaatGAGACGCAGGGACAAAGGGGAGCTGAGGATGCTTTCCCTAAGCAAACGAGAGCCGGACTCCATCAGCCCGGAGTATGAGACGATGCACCCGAATGGAGACTCTCCACCCCCGGTTCCCAAGTCTTCACCCAGAGCCTGTTACGTGAGTGTTTCTCAGCCCGAAGCTCAGCCTGAAAACAAGCCTGCACAGCTATCTACAGCTGCTGAGGGACAGCAACCTTCACCTGTGCCAAAGCCGAGGACGAAAGCTCCCCAGACACCAGGCGTCTGAATGTGCCTCTCCAGGACTCCTCCGGAACTAAGACAAAAAGGCATGTTTAAGAAAGGCACTTCggaaaatgttgtatttttgccCACGGTTTTTGCAGACACATTCTTTATGACTTTAATGTTTCAGA includes:
- the LOC125887366 gene encoding T-cell surface antigen CD2-like; its protein translation is MACFAVTLGVIILSGSINLSAANKDTCDLYGRAGQSLTLPFVYEGLASTHVLRWTHNSTIIFYRQQGRVSVGKSEDISTTGSLLLRNLQFSSAGLYQANLLNPNSTLAKTWTGRLCMLDKVAKPQVTYVCDAKSSAVKLNCNVAQPQGLVFSWTLDGKTLTSETRQTLSISLAQLKGERSFTCSVANKVSTEKSDTVHPTCKSPPPPPVLCFPSKTVITVLAGGAGLILILLTIIIILCCCHRQNKTQMRRRDKGELRMLSLSKREPDSISPEYETMHPNGDSPPPVPKSSPRACYVSVSQPEAQPENKPAQLSTAAEGQQPSPVPKPRTKAPQTPGV